One genomic window of Gammaproteobacteria bacterium includes the following:
- a CDS encoding glycosyltransferase family 2 protein, giving the protein MQGSARGARPREVSIVVPTFREAANIPTLAERIRAALSGSGIEWELLLIDDDSGDGSEAVVAELARRLPVRMEVRRAVPRDLSLAVLQGLRLSRCERVVVMDADLSHPPERIPDLLAALDGDCDMAIGSRYVSGGSFGRAWGLWRFLNSRLATVLTLPLVNCSDPMSGFFAIRRRLLPGPGPEPSTLRPVGYKIALELMVRLQPRLKEVPYEFQDRDRGDSKMGWRQRFDYLRHLHRLYLHRFGDLLRMLYFGFVGASGFIVDVVCYLCLQWLGLGHRLARFISFWPAVTWNWWLNRNLSFSGRSHRPCARQWAGFVASSLLGFGVSYGTYIVLTSFVPVFSDYRLLALVCGVVLGGVVNFLTANLYVYRLHSDDKHAPAGSLENVAGASGSHED; this is encoded by the coding sequence ATGCAAGGTTCTGCCCGCGGCGCGCGCCCCCGGGAGGTATCCATAGTCGTGCCGACCTTTCGCGAGGCGGCGAACATCCCGACCTTGGCCGAACGAATACGCGCCGCCCTGTCCGGGAGCGGAATCGAGTGGGAGTTGCTGCTGATTGACGACGACTCGGGCGATGGCAGCGAGGCCGTCGTCGCGGAATTGGCGCGGCGCCTGCCGGTGCGCATGGAGGTGCGCCGCGCTGTGCCCCGGGACCTGTCTCTCGCGGTGTTGCAGGGGCTCCGGCTCAGCCGTTGCGAGCGGGTGGTCGTGATGGATGCCGACCTGTCGCACCCTCCCGAACGCATCCCGGACCTGCTTGCCGCCCTGGATGGCGACTGCGACATGGCGATCGGCAGCCGCTACGTTTCCGGCGGCTCCTTCGGGCGCGCGTGGGGTCTGTGGCGCTTTCTGAATTCGCGCCTGGCGACCGTGTTGACGCTGCCGCTCGTGAATTGCTCCGATCCCATGTCGGGGTTCTTCGCGATTCGCCGCCGGCTGCTTCCGGGGCCGGGCCCAGAACCGAGTACGCTGCGCCCCGTCGGCTACAAGATCGCGCTCGAGCTCATGGTGCGCCTGCAGCCGCGGCTCAAAGAGGTGCCCTATGAATTTCAAGACCGGGACCGGGGCGACAGCAAGATGGGTTGGCGGCAGAGATTCGACTATCTGCGTCATTTGCACCGCCTGTATCTGCACCGGTTCGGGGACTTGTTGCGGATGCTGTACTTCGGTTTCGTGGGCGCCAGCGGTTTTATCGTTGATGTAGTCTGCTACCTGTGCCTGCAATGGCTTGGCCTGGGGCACCGCCTGGCGCGGTTTATATCGTTCTGGCCGGCGGTCACCTGGAACTGGTGGCTCAATCGAAATTTGTCTTTCAGCGGGCGCAGCCATCGCCCGTGCGCGCGCCAATGGGCCGGGTTCGTAGCCAGCAGCCTGCTCGGATTCGGCGTGAGCTACGGCACTTACATTGTCTTGACCTCCTTTGTCCCCGTCTTTTCCGACTACCGGTTGTTGGCGCTCGTTTGCGGCGTTGTCCTTGGCGGCGTCGTCAATTTTCTGACGGCGAATCTG
- a CDS encoding glutathione binding-like protein, with protein MSTMKLYSRPDHPIDHMVRIVLEEKNVEVEIVLVENEIPEAVAERNPYDGILTLVDRDLALYEPQIMAEYLDERFPYPPLMPVDPVARAHNRQLRYRVMRDLYQLTVRLNEENEIAAADARKVLREHLAALAGVFSRKPYFMSDEYTLADCCMAPLLWRLPHYGIKLPLLARRSIKKYSESLFGREAFVNSLTEAEQELREPA; from the coding sequence ATGTCCACGATGAAACTTTACTCCAGACCCGATCACCCCATAGACCATATGGTGCGCATCGTCCTCGAAGAGAAGAACGTGGAAGTGGAGATCGTCCTGGTCGAGAACGAGATCCCGGAGGCGGTGGCGGAACGCAACCCATATGACGGCATCCTCACTTTGGTGGACCGCGACCTGGCATTGTACGAGCCCCAGATCATGGCCGAGTATCTGGACGAACGCTTCCCCTACCCGCCCTTGATGCCCGTGGACCCCGTCGCCAGGGCGCATAACCGCCAGTTGCGGTACCGTGTCATGCGCGACCTCTATCAATTGACGGTAAGATTGAACGAAGAGAACGAGATTGCCGCCGCCGATGCGCGCAAGGTGCTGCGGGAACACCTCGCCGCCCTTGCCGGCGTGTTCTCCAGGAAGCCTTATTTCATGTCCGACGAATACACTCTGGCCGACTGTTGCATGGCCCCCTTGCTGTGGCGTCTCCCGCATTACGGGATCAAGCTGCCGCTGTTGGCGCGGAGAAGCATCAAGAAATATTCCGAGAGCCTGTTCGGCCGCGAGGCCTTCGTCAACAGCCTGACGGAGGCGGAACAGGAATTGCGAGAACCCGCGTGA
- a CDS encoding cytochrome c1, which yields MKPARRLRSVASLPALLLLAFPGGVLAASADRNLMEASVSLSDIRSLQRGAHVFVNYCAGCHAAAYMRYQRLARDLRIPEQALRENFMFGTDNPGDTMANAMSEAAGTQYFGVAPPDLSLVARSRGADWLYTYLLTFYEDPGRPFGTNNLVFRDTAMPHVLWELQGAQQPVYRKVLDAQGKERQVIERLELVRPGTLDEREYKELAADLVNFLVYLSEPIQQSRRRVGAWVSFYLLLLVIVTYLLKREYWRDIK from the coding sequence ATGAAGCCGGCGAGGCGCCTCCGGAGCGTTGCGTCGCTTCCGGCTCTTTTGCTGCTCGCTTTCCCGGGGGGAGTCCTGGCGGCATCCGCGGATCGGAACCTCATGGAGGCCAGCGTCTCCCTGTCCGATATCCGCTCGTTGCAAAGAGGCGCGCACGTATTCGTCAATTATTGCGCCGGTTGCCACGCCGCCGCCTACATGCGCTATCAGAGGCTGGCCCGGGATTTGCGAATACCGGAGCAGGCGCTGCGGGAGAACTTTATGTTCGGCACCGACAACCCGGGAGACACCATGGCTAACGCCATGAGCGAGGCGGCCGGCACCCAGTACTTCGGGGTCGCGCCCCCCGACCTTTCCCTGGTCGCGCGCTCGCGCGGGGCGGATTGGCTGTACACGTATCTGCTGACCTTCTACGAAGACCCCGGCCGCCCTTTCGGCACCAACAACCTGGTGTTCCGGGATACTGCCATGCCGCACGTGCTATGGGAGCTGCAGGGGGCGCAACAGCCCGTTTACCGGAAGGTGTTGGACGCGCAGGGCAAGGAGCGGCAGGTCATCGAACGGCTGGAACTGGTGCGGCCCGGCACCCTGGACGAGCGGGAATACAAGGAGCTGGCGGCAGACCTGGTGAACTTTCTGGTGTACCTTTCGGAACCGATCCAGCAAAGCCGCCGCCGCGTCGGCGCCTGGGTCAGTTTCTACCTCTTGCTCCTGGTTATCGTTACCTACCTGCTGAAAAGAGAATATTGGCGCGACATAAAATAG